In Sebastes fasciatus isolate fSebFas1 chromosome 15, fSebFas1.pri, whole genome shotgun sequence, a genomic segment contains:
- the degs2 gene encoding sphingolipid delta(4)-desaturase/C4-monooxygenase DES2 has translation MGKTGGRGDFEWVYNDQPHTSRRKEILAKYPEIKSLMGPDPQLKWVVSGMVLTQLLACYLVHELSWKWVFFWAYGFGGCINHSLTLAIHDISHNVAFGNKLAKWNRWFAMWANLPIGLPYSASFKKYHIDHHRYLGGDQLDVDIPTDAEGWFFCTPARKVLWLFLQPFFYALRPLLVNPKPVGQLEILNAAVQITVDFIIYYLWGLKPIVYLIAGSILCMGLHPISGHFIAEHYMFLKGHETYSYYGPLNLITFNVGYHMEHHDFPSIPGSKLPQVKEIAAEYYDNLPQHTSWIRVLWDFVFDDSIGPFARIKREYKLKKQG, from the exons ATGGGGAAGACAGGTGGAAGAGGAGACTTTGAATGGGTCTACAATGACCAGCCACACACTTcaagaagaaaagaaatccTGG CCAAATATCCAGAGATCAAGTCCCTGATGGGTCCGGATCCCCAGCTGAAGTGGGTGGTATCGGGCATGGTCCTGACCCAGCTCCTGGCCTGCTACCTGGTCCACGAACTCTCCTGGAAGTGGGTCTTCTTCTGGGCTTACGGCTTCGGAGGCTGCATTAACCACTCCCTGACTCTGGCCATCCACGACATCTCGCACAACGTGGCCTTCGGCAACAAGCTGGCGAAGTGGAACCGCTGGTTTGCCATGTGGGCCAACCTTCCCATCGGGCTGCCATACTCTGCTTCCTTTAAGAAGTACCACATCGACCACCATCGGTATCTCGGTGGCGACCAGCTGGACGTTGACATCCCTACGGATGCTGAGGGATGGTTCTTCTGCACCCCGGCAAGGAAGGTCCTCTGGCTCTTTCTCCAGCCCTTCTTCTACGCCCTTCGCCCGTTGTTGGTCAATCCCAAACCGGTGGGTCAGCTCGAGATCCTCAACGCAGCAGTTCAGATCACAGTAGACTTTATTATCTACTATCTATGGGGGCTGAAGCCCATTGTTTACCTCATTGCCGGTTCTATCCTGTGTATGGGACTGCATCCGATCTCCGGACATTTCATTGCTGAGCATTACATGTTCCTGAAGGGACACGAGACCTATTCTTACTATGGACCACTGAACTTGATCACCTTCAATGTTGGGTATCACATGGAGCATCATGACTTCCCGAGCATACCTGGCAGTAAACTACCTCAG GTCAAGGAAATCGCAGCAGAGTATTACGACAACCTGCCTCAACACACCTCCTGGATCCGGGTATTATGGGACTTTGTGTTCGACGACAGCATCGGCCCATTCGCCAGAATCAAACGGGAGTACAAGCTGAAGAAGCAGGGATAG
- the yy1a gene encoding transcriptional repressor protein YY1a: MASGDTLYIEADGSEMPAEIVELHEIEVETIETTVIGEDGEHQPMIALQPLDPDDPHSMHHHHHHHHHQEVILVQTREEVVGEDDSEMHTDDGYEDQILIPVPAVEEDYIEQTLVTVAGRSSSTGRMKRAGSGKKAGKKSYLSSGDMGRKWEQKQVQIKTLEGEFSVTMWASDDKKDIDHEEQITGENSPPDYSEYMTGKKLPPGGIPGIDLSDPKQLAEFARMKPRKVKEDDAPRTIACPHKGCTKMFRDNSAMRKHLHTHGPRVHVCAECGKAFVESSKLKRHQLVHTGEKPFQCTFEGCGKRFSLDFNLRTHVRIHTGDRPYVCPFDGCNKKFAQSTNLKSHILTHAKAKNNQ; this comes from the exons ATGGCGTCGGGGGACACTCTCTACATAGAAGCGGACGGGTCAGAAATGCCAGCAGAGATAGTGGAGCTGCATGAGATCGAGGTGGAAACCATCGAGACCACAGTGATCGGAGAGGACGGAGAGCACCAGCCGATGATCGCTCTGCAGCCGCTGGACCCGGACGATCCTCACTCcatgcaccaccaccaccaccaccaccaccaccaagagGTCATCCTGGTGCAGACCAGAGAGGAGGTAGTGGGTGAGGATGACTCTGAGATGCACACGGACGACGGCTACGAGGACCAGATCCTCATCCCGGTGCCCGCCGTGGAGGAGGACTACATCGAGCAGACTCTGGTTACTGTAGCCGGGAGAAGCTCGTCGACAGGCCGCATGAAGAGGGCTGGAAGCGGGAAGAAAGCAGGCAAAAAGAGCTACCTGAGCAGCGGGGACATGGGCAGAAAGTGGGAGCAGAAGCAGGTGCAGATAAAGACTCTGGAGGGGGAGTTTTCGGTGACTATGTGGGCATCTG ATGACAAGAAGGACATTGACCATGAAGAGCAAATCACGGGTGAAAACTCTCCTCCAGATTATTCTGAATACATGACCGGCAAGAAGCTTCCCCCGGGAGGAATCCCAGGCATTGACCTCTCGGACCCCAAACAGCTGGCAGAGTTTGCACG TATGAAGCCACGAAAAGTAAAAGAAGACGATGCACCCAGAACGATAGCCTGTCCACACAAA GGATGCACCAAGATGTTCAGGGACAACTCGGCGATGAGGAAGCACTTGCATACCCACGGGCCTCGCGTGCACGTCTGTGCGGAGTGTGGCAAAGCCTTCGTTGAGAGTTCAAAACTGAAGAGGCATCAACTCgtacacacaggagagaaacctttccaG TGCACATTTGAGGGCTGTGGCAAGCGGTTCTCTCTGGACTTTAACTTGCGCACTCATGTGCGTATTCACACTGGAGACCGTCCGTATGTGTGCCCCTTTGATGGCTGCAACAAAAAATTTGCCCAGTCAACCAACCTGAAGTCTCACATCCTCACACACGCCAAAGCCAAAAACAACCAGTGA